In a single window of the Campylobacter fetus subsp. testudinum 03-427 genome:
- the gmhB gene encoding D,D-heptose 1,7-bisphosphate phosphatase (Pfam match to PF13242.2 Hydrolase_like), with amino-acid sequence MKKIKAIFLDRDGVINKDLGYVSKIDDFVFCDGIFEALRGFLKLGFALFVVTNQSGIGRGYYTKDDFLNLTKFMLDEFKKEDIDIKKVYYCPHSPEENCNCRKPKPGMILKALSEFDINLESSMMIGDKNSDILAANSAGIDNCYLIGEDSSLKTVLDVYKLVYKECI; translated from the coding sequence ATGAAAAAAATAAAAGCGATTTTTTTAGATAGAGACGGAGTTATAAATAAAGACTTAGGTTATGTTAGTAAAATCGATGATTTCGTGTTTTGCGATGGTATTTTTGAAGCTTTGCGCGGATTTTTGAAGCTTGGTTTTGCGCTATTTGTAGTTACGAATCAATCTGGCATAGGAAGAGGATACTACACCAAAGATGATTTTTTAAATTTAACTAAATTTATGCTTGATGAGTTTAAAAAAGAGGATATTGATATAAAAAAAGTATATTATTGTCCGCATTCTCCAGAAGAAAACTGCAATTGTAGAAAACCAAAGCCGGGTATGATTTTAAAGGCTTTGAGCGAATTTGATATAAATTTAGAAAGTTCTATGATGATAGGTGATAAAAATAGCGATATACTAGCCGCAAACTCCGCAGGTATCGATAATTGCTATTTAATCGGCGAAGATAGCAGCTTAAAAACCGTTTTAGACGTGTATAAGTTAGTATATAAGGAATGTATATGA
- the waaE gene encoding D,D-heptose 1-phosphate adenosyltransferase / 7-phosphate kinase (Pfam matches to PF00294.20 PfkB, and to PF01467.22 CTP_transf_like) produces MVNVLVVGDLMIDHYVWGSCDRISPEAPVQVVNIKNETKRLGGLGNVVSNLKTLGSEVGVISVVGDDDVGDEILELLKDRGAKTELIIKEKGRKSSQKSRIMVAHQQVLRLDTESVCEISVSDDIISKFENILSRYDIVLLSDYGKGVLSPYLTKEIIRITKKSGKMVLIDPKGKDYSKYSGATLLTPNKKEASEALGFAINDEDDLKSALKMLKDKFKLDYSLITLSEDGIGLLDQEVKKFPAIAKEVFDVTGAGDSVLATLGYCLASKMSLEESIEIANLAAAVVVGKVGSADASWGEIENLKSKKSGFERKIISLSELLRVGRSGKTMVFTNGCFDILHFGHISYLQSAKKLGDMLVVGLNSDRSVKELKGEDRPVNAQSDRASMLAALEFVDFVVIFDEDTPLNLIKALKPDILVKGADYAGKKVVGSEFVREVKLINFVDGKSTTNIINKIKG; encoded by the coding sequence ATGGTTAATGTTTTAGTGGTCGGTGATTTGATGATAGATCACTATGTGTGGGGAAGTTGCGATAGAATCTCTCCAGAAGCTCCTGTGCAAGTAGTAAATATCAAAAACGAAACTAAACGCTTAGGCGGTTTGGGAAATGTTGTTTCAAATTTAAAAACTCTTGGTAGCGAAGTAGGTGTTATCAGTGTTGTTGGCGATGATGATGTGGGTGATGAGATACTTGAACTTCTAAAAGATAGGGGCGCTAAAACTGAGCTTATCATCAAAGAAAAAGGACGAAAATCCAGCCAAAAAAGTCGCATTATGGTAGCTCATCAACAAGTTCTTAGGCTCGATACCGAAAGTGTTTGCGAGATAAGCGTAAGCGATGATATCATATCTAAATTTGAAAATATTTTGAGCCGATATGATATCGTGTTACTGAGTGATTATGGAAAGGGTGTATTAAGTCCATATCTTACAAAAGAGATTATAAGAATCACGAAAAAATCAGGGAAAATGGTTTTAATAGATCCAAAAGGTAAAGATTACTCAAAATACAGCGGCGCTACTTTGCTAACACCGAATAAAAAAGAGGCTAGCGAGGCGCTTGGATTTGCGATAAATGATGAAGATGATTTAAAAAGTGCTTTAAAAATGCTTAAAGATAAATTCAAGCTCGATTATTCGTTAATCACTTTAAGTGAAGATGGAATAGGGCTTTTAGATCAAGAAGTAAAAAAATTTCCAGCAATTGCAAAAGAGGTATTTGACGTAACAGGAGCAGGCGATAGTGTGCTTGCTACTCTTGGATACTGCCTTGCTAGCAAAATGAGCTTAGAAGAGTCTATAGAAATAGCAAATTTAGCAGCAGCTGTTGTGGTTGGTAAAGTAGGAAGTGCGGATGCTAGTTGGGGTGAAATCGAGAATTTGAAGTCTAAAAAAAGCGGCTTTGAACGTAAGATTATAAGTCTTAGTGAGCTGTTAAGAGTGGGCAGAAGCGGTAAAACTATGGTATTTACAAATGGTTGTTTTGATATACTTCATTTTGGGCATATTAGTTATTTGCAAAGTGCGAAAAAGCTAGGAGATATGCTTGTTGTAGGATTAAACTCAGATAGATCTGTTAAAGAGCTAAAAGGAGAAGATAGACCAGTAAATGCTCAAAGTGACAGAGCAAGTATGTTGGCGGCTTTGGAATTTGTAGATTTTGTTGTGATTTTTGATGAGGATACACCTTTAAATTTGATAAAAGCGTTGAAGCCCGATATTTTGGTAAAAGGTGCTGATTACGCAGGTAAAAAGGTTGTTGGAAGTGAGTTTGTGCGTGAGGTAAAGTTGATAAATTTTGTAGATGGAAAAAGCACCACAAATATAATAAATAAGATAAAAGGTTAA
- the gmhA gene encoding sedoheptulose 7-phosphate isomerase (Pfam match to PF13580.2 SIS_2): MNTVFLNELEAHKETLAKTYELNENVLKACEMVVETLKNGGKVLICGNGGSAADSQHFAAELTGRYKTERTPLAGIALSTDTSALTAIGNDYGYDEVFARQAAALGRRGDILIGISTSGNSANVLKALKTARQNGLKTLGLSGRSGGAMNDFCDLNLIIPANDTARIQEMHILVIHTICQAVDLAYK, from the coding sequence ATGAATACCGTATTTTTAAATGAGTTAGAAGCTCACAAAGAGACTTTAGCTAAAACTTATGAGCTAAATGAAAATGTTTTAAAAGCGTGTGAAATGGTGGTTGAAACTTTAAAAAATGGCGGCAAGGTTTTGATATGCGGAAATGGCGGAAGCGCTGCTGATTCTCAGCATTTTGCAGCAGAACTTACAGGGCGTTATAAAACAGAGAGAACTCCGCTTGCTGGGATCGCTCTTAGCACCGATACTTCGGCTCTTACTGCTATCGGAAATGATTATGGCTATGATGAGGTTTTTGCAAGACAAGCAGCGGCTTTAGGCAGACGTGGTGATATCTTGATAGGAATTTCTACTAGCGGAAATAGCGCAAATGTTTTAAAAGCACTAAAAACAGCAAGACAAAACGGACTAAAAACACTCGGGCTAAGTGGTAGAAGCGGGGGCGCTATGAATGATTTTTGTGATTTAAATTTGATAATACCTGCTAATGATACTGCTAGAATCCAAGAGATGCATATTTTGGTGATTCATACTATTTGTCAAGCTGTGGATTTAGCTTATAAATAG
- a CDS encoding putative autotransporter serine protease (Pfam matches to PF00082.18 Peptidase_S8, and to PF03797.15 Autotransporter) yields the protein MKRCICIVTAFVLQVFAISDLELINTQSAYDEGITGNGIKIGIIDGAVRGDHPSLSGKLIEQIYSKDKYGAYTPDFTIDTHGSHVAGIMVGNYINASSPHGVAYDASIYAAQITGYNKIGTLTPPNIYDFFADKDLSVINNSWNSNMYPIVSMQGSTYYVKSLSTMNANFFIRQAYGNSKPSEDLSRLSKDKNTLVVFASGNEGIISPGLFGTLPYYDESLRSWLVVGALDSANVSKDSSAKIIINSKGSPEFSNGLKGIQNYSLVAPGTNINNVNSPYMIRPSFGRVDRNLYTKKSGTSMAAPMVSGAAALVAQKFPFLNGKEIADVLLSTANRDYQAPKVVIKETNGLDSDRNSPYFGTKRNYYTVFYIDNPIPKKDDGSIDEDQIKIDLMSAGYDRALVSGLSQLNNSRYPTLSSHILVDGGYAAVWEIKKEDMFGQGILDVKKAMGGLAVLDANRLSNSDIVQNYKQESSAVYYKLDTKGMDAEFSNDISQRKWDSSTHNAGALNLPVGLDDLNVGFIKNGNGVLRLTGKNSYLGATIVRQGGLNISKKADNSGGFISSNVYVENTASLSGDGVIDRNLYNDGIVRPGNQDLSDLTVNGTYEQSSTGTLQLDFGDKKNSKLIAADYNIQGKLEYIPLPAFYTSGSYVSIDLGGLKAHLNDFSSVEVAGNNAINFVAVLDGDKTSINKPDLPQIDINEQNKDNSADQKPDQNPNPDPVLPEPDKDPKPDNPTHPIDPAPKPSDKEENISGSTQDEVNKPSQNQDKNPNLNNNHSDKNPNSNNNLIVTPTIKPDAYNRPNSDIGAALREIRSMVNLDKRYQDYFAFLDNADSKNFDKALKTIESIDYMSNTAQIVSGHHQFNQNSMLFALNPASQGLSLARNFETEPILLASLASDIAIDLGINSYDEKRYIWYMSPSYKKINADNYSGKSYGLNFTIGAKPSDNSQLTFNTSYLESKLNFEDSSSKSKYVNFGSNYILDLDSVKILSGASLGFGRNTMQRGLFGSSEILSGSYNNFLASAEFGLAKDFKLNSFTITPLSYFSYSYIFQDSFNESGSVFAKSYDKIKHDSTSITAGVNLSYDLDKFNVDTKLSGFVIYEYRLSGKDLENRAKFRDFQNQTFTQRYALNRDLIYLGFSSQFDYTNSFFMRFELINEIAKDQYNFNILANLGFKF from the coding sequence ATGAAAAGGTGCATATGTATAGTTACAGCGTTCGTGTTGCAAGTTTTTGCTATAAGCGATCTTGAACTTATAAATACACAAAGCGCTTATGATGAGGGAATTACTGGTAATGGTATCAAAATAGGCATTATAGATGGCGCTGTTAGAGGTGATCATCCTAGCTTGTCTGGTAAATTAATTGAACAAATTTACTCAAAAGATAAGTATGGAGCTTATACGCCTGATTTTACTATCGATACTCACGGTAGCCATGTAGCTGGCATTATGGTAGGAAATTACATAAATGCTTCAAGTCCTCACGGAGTAGCTTATGATGCTAGTATTTATGCTGCGCAGATAACTGGTTATAATAAAATAGGCACTCTAACCCCGCCAAATATATATGACTTTTTTGCCGATAAAGATCTTAGCGTTATAAACAATAGCTGGAATTCAAATATGTATCCGATAGTAAGTATGCAAGGAAGTACTTATTACGTAAAATCGCTAAGTACGATGAACGCTAATTTTTTTATCCGCCAAGCTTATGGAAATTCAAAACCGTCTGAAGATCTATCAAGGCTATCAAAAGATAAAAATACTTTAGTTGTTTTTGCTTCTGGAAATGAGGGGATTATCTCTCCTGGTCTTTTTGGTACGCTTCCTTATTATGATGAATCTTTACGTTCGTGGCTAGTAGTTGGTGCTTTAGATAGTGCTAACGTATCAAAAGATAGCAGCGCAAAGATCATTATAAACTCTAAAGGATCTCCGGAGTTTAGCAACGGGCTAAAAGGAATACAAAACTACTCTTTAGTTGCACCAGGAACAAATATCAATAACGTAAATTCGCCATATATGATAAGACCTTCTTTTGGTAGAGTCGATAGAAATCTTTATACGAAAAAAAGCGGAACTTCAATGGCTGCTCCTATGGTAAGTGGTGCAGCAGCTTTGGTTGCTCAAAAATTTCCGTTTTTAAACGGTAAAGAGATAGCTGATGTGCTACTAAGCACGGCAAATAGAGACTACCAAGCCCCAAAAGTCGTCATAAAAGAGACTAACGGTCTTGATAGTGATAGAAATAGCCCGTATTTTGGCACTAAAAGAAATTACTATACTGTATTTTATATAGATAATCCTATACCAAAAAAAGATGACGGAAGCATAGATGAAGATCAAATCAAGATTGATTTGATGAGTGCTGGTTATGATAGAGCGTTAGTTTCTGGGTTATCACAACTTAATAATAGCAGATATCCTACTTTATCATCTCATATATTAGTCGATGGCGGATACGCAGCAGTATGGGAGATAAAAAAAGAAGATATGTTCGGGCAGGGAATTTTGGATGTAAAAAAGGCTATGGGCGGACTTGCGGTTCTTGATGCAAATCGTTTAAGTAATAGCGATATAGTTCAAAATTACAAACAAGAATCTAGCGCCGTGTATTATAAATTAGATACTAAAGGAATGGACGCAGAGTTTAGCAATGATATCTCGCAAAGAAAATGGGATAGTTCAACTCACAACGCCGGTGCTTTAAATTTACCAGTAGGGCTTGATGATTTAAATGTTGGATTTATTAAAAACGGAAATGGGGTATTGAGATTAACTGGAAAAAATAGCTATTTAGGTGCAACTATCGTTAGACAAGGTGGTTTAAATATCTCTAAAAAAGCTGATAACAGCGGAGGTTTCATATCAAGCAACGTATATGTAGAAAATACAGCTAGTCTTAGCGGCGATGGAGTAATCGATAGGAATTTATATAACGACGGTATAGTAAGACCTGGAAATCAAGATTTGAGTGATTTAACTGTGAATGGAACCTATGAGCAAAGTAGTACAGGCACTTTGCAGTTAGATTTTGGAGATAAGAAAAACTCAAAGCTAATCGCTGCTGATTATAATATACAAGGAAAACTCGAATACATACCGCTACCTGCTTTTTATACCAGTGGTAGTTATGTTAGTATCGATTTAGGTGGATTAAAAGCGCATTTAAATGATTTTTCAAGTGTTGAGGTTGCTGGTAATAATGCTATAAATTTCGTAGCGGTTTTAGATGGAGATAAGACTTCTATAAATAAACCAGATCTTCCGCAAATAGATATAAATGAGCAAAACAAAGATAATTCTGCAGATCAAAAACCAGATCAAAATCCTAACCCAGATCCAGTTTTGCCTGAGCCTGATAAAGATCCAAAACCAGATAATCCTACTCATCCTATAGATCCTGCTCCAAAACCGTCTGATAAAGAAGAGAATATTTCTGGTTCGACACAAGATGAAGTAAATAAACCAAGCCAAAATCAAGATAAAAATCCAAATTTAAATAATAATCATAGCGATAAAAATCCAAATTCAAATAATAATTTAATCGTAACTCCTACGATAAAACCAGATGCTTATAATAGACCAAATAGCGACATCGGCGCAGCTTTAAGAGAAATTCGTTCTATGGTAAATTTAGATAAACGCTATCAAGATTATTTTGCTTTTTTGGATAATGCGGATTCAAAAAACTTTGATAAAGCTTTAAAAACTATCGAATCCATAGATTATATGAGTAACACGGCTCAAATAGTTAGCGGACATCATCAATTCAATCAAAATAGTATGCTTTTTGCGTTAAATCCTGCTTCTCAAGGTTTAAGTTTAGCTCGTAATTTTGAAACTGAACCGATTTTGTTGGCTTCTTTAGCATCAGATATAGCTATTGATCTTGGTATAAATTCATATGATGAAAAGCGATATATTTGGTATATGAGTCCTAGTTATAAGAAGATTAACGCAGATAATTATAGTGGAAAGTCATACGGACTTAACTTCACTATAGGAGCAAAACCAAGCGATAATTCGCAGCTAACTTTCAATACTAGCTACTTAGAGTCTAAGCTAAATTTTGAAGATTCTAGCTCTAAAAGCAAATATGTTAATTTCGGCTCAAATTATATTTTGGATCTAGATAGTGTAAAAATCTTAAGTGGAGCTAGTTTGGGATTTGGGCGAAATACTATGCAAAGAGGATTGTTTGGTAGTAGTGAGATTTTAAGTGGCAGTTATAATAACTTTTTAGCTTCAGCTGAATTTGGTTTGGCAAAAGATTTTAAACTGAACTCATTTACCATAACTCCACTTTCGTATTTTAGCTATAGTTATATTTTTCAAGACTCTTTTAATGAGAGTGGAAGTGTATTTGCGAAATCTTATGACAAAATCAAACATGATAGCACGTCTATCACTGCAGGAGTGAATTTATCGTACGATTTGGATAAATTTAATGTTGATACTAAGCTTTCTGGATTTGTCATTTATGAGTATAGATTAAGCGGTAAAGATCTGGAAAATAGAGCTAAATTTAGAGATTTTCAAAATCAAACTTTTACTCAAAGATATGCTTTAAATAGAGATCTTATATATTTAGGATTTAGTTCGCAGTTTGATTATACTAATTCATTTTTTATGCGTTTTGAGCTTATAAATGAGATTGCCAAAGATCAGTATAATTTTAATATTTTAGCAAATTTAGGTTTTAAATTTTAA
- the waaD gene encoding ADP-L-glycero-D-mannoheptose-6-epimerase (Pfam match to PF01370.17 Epimerase) — protein MKIVVTGGAGFIGSNLAKYFMDENEVLVVDKFRSNEVFSNGNLKSFGHFKNLIGFKGEIYCGDICSKETLKRIESFNPDVIFHEAAISDTTVSEQDEIIKINLNSFKDLLEIAKNCGSKMIYASSGATYGNAPSPQTVGHLENPASVYGFSKLMMDELAKEFYAKFKTHIVGLRYFNVYGGGEFFKNKTASMILQFGLQILSGKTPKLFEGSDKILRDFVYIKDVINANKLAINGISGVYNVGTANPRSFQDIADILQREIGVNLGNEYIKNPYTTQYQFHTQANITTTKNGLKYEPKWSLEDGIKDYLPEIRRIFKEELNG, from the coding sequence ATGAAAATAGTAGTAACTGGAGGAGCCGGATTTATCGGTTCAAATTTAGCCAAATATTTTATGGACGAAAATGAAGTTTTGGTTGTGGATAAATTTAGAAGTAATGAAGTTTTTAGCAACGGAAATTTAAAAAGTTTTGGTCATTTTAAAAATTTAATCGGCTTCAAAGGCGAGATTTACTGCGGCGATATCTGTTCTAAAGAGACTTTAAAACGCATAGAGAGTTTTAATCCAGATGTTATATTTCACGAAGCAGCGATCTCAGATACTACTGTGAGTGAGCAAGACGAGATAATAAAAATAAATTTAAACTCGTTCAAAGATCTACTAGAAATAGCCAAAAATTGTGGTTCAAAAATGATATACGCAAGCAGCGGCGCCACATATGGCAATGCTCCAAGTCCGCAAACTGTCGGACATCTTGAAAATCCAGCAAGTGTTTATGGTTTTTCTAAGCTGATGATGGATGAGCTAGCTAAAGAGTTTTATGCTAAGTTCAAAACTCATATCGTTGGGCTTAGGTATTTTAACGTATATGGCGGAGGTGAGTTTTTCAAAAACAAAACTGCTTCTATGATTTTGCAGTTTGGGCTTCAAATTTTAAGTGGCAAAACTCCAAAATTATTTGAAGGTAGTGATAAAATTTTAAGAGATTTTGTGTATATAAAAGATGTTATAAATGCAAATAAACTAGCTATAAATGGTATAAGCGGAGTTTATAATGTAGGAACAGCAAATCCTAGGAGTTTTCAAGATATCGCTGATATTTTGCAGCGTGAAATCGGTGTAAATTTAGGAAACGAATATATAAAAAATCCATATACCACTCAGTATCAGTTTCATACTCAAGCAAATATCACTACTACAAAAAATGGGTTAAAATATGAACCAAAATGGAGTTTGGAAGATGGGATTAAGGATTATTTGCCAGAGATCAGACGTATTTTTAAGGAAGAATTAAATGGTTAA
- the cccA1 gene encoding periplasmic monoheme cytochrome c553 (Pfam match to PF00034.17 Cytochrom_C) — MKKILAILAIGLGTSSVFAADGATIFNKCKACHGVKAEKSYLNKVPVLTTVDAAERLALMKEYKAGTVEGGKGKFGMGGVMKGQMATLSEADMAAVNDYISTLK; from the coding sequence ATGAAAAAAATTTTAGCTATACTAGCAATAGGCTTAGGAACTAGCTCTGTTTTTGCGGCCGATGGTGCTACTATATTTAACAAATGTAAGGCCTGTCACGGTGTAAAAGCTGAGAAAAGCTATCTAAATAAAGTTCCCGTACTTACCACAGTAGATGCTGCTGAGAGACTTGCCCTTATGAAAGAGTATAAAGCAGGTACAGTAGAAGGCGGTAAAGGTAAATTTGGAATGGGCGGTGTAATGAAAGGTCAAATGGCTACTTTAAGCGAAGCTGATATGGCTGCGGTTAATGACTACATCTCAACATTAAAATAA